One window of the Zygotorulaspora mrakii chromosome 6, complete sequence genome contains the following:
- the MSO1 gene encoding Mso1p (similar to Saccharomyces cerevisiae MSO1 (YNR049C); ancestral locus Anc_6.375), whose protein sequence is MNMTATQGSGNLWHKFRSSTKSLSSSLSNLSIKGETDGDTVTSTVLHKAMVKFYKNQEPFTGFPGWLGHKEELPDEQKILKKQSHTSSNRISSGFSHIRKASSDNKKSHTRNPSFSNQPEHTSAGMAFHKIYHTDTPSSIPSSQLESHSQPLLNGESMKINSAPVTSNNSTMMMRERLKRQNTKSSLKP, encoded by the coding sequence ATGAATATGACAGCTACTCAAGGGTCCGGCAATCTATGGCATAAATTTAGGAGTTCTACGAAGTCCTTGTCATCTTCGCTTTCCAATCTGTCAATAAAAGGCGAGACAGACGGTGATACCGTCACATCTACAGTGTTACACAAAGCAATGGTAAAGTTTTATAAGAATCAAGAGCCATTTACAGGATTCCCGGGTTGGCTGGGCCATAAGGAAGAGCTTCCTGACGAGCAGAAGATACTTAAAAAGCAGAGCCATACAAGCTCCAATCGTATTTCTAGTGGATTCAGCCACATTAGGAAAGCTTCTTCCGATAACAAGAAATCACACACTAGGAATCCCTCCTTCAGCAATCAGCCAGAACACACCAGTGCAGGAATGGCTTTCCATAAAATATATCATACAGATACTCCCAGTTCTATTCCTTCTTCTCAATTAGAATCGCATTCACAACCCCTTCTGAATGGTGAGAGTATGAAGATAAACTCGGCTCCAGTAACAAGTAATAACAGCACCATGATGATGCGCGAAAGATTGAAGAGACAAAATACAAAGAGCTCATTGAAGCCCTAG
- the LYS9 gene encoding saccharopine dehydrogenase (NADP+, L-glutamate-forming) (similar to Saccharomyces cerevisiae LYS9 (YNR050C); ancestral locus Anc_6.376) gives MVKRVLLLGSGFVAQPVVDSLSATDDIEVTVACRTLQKAEALAKASGSQAISLDVTDDAQIDAALKQHDIVLSLIPYTYHPNVVRSAIRLKKDVVTSSYISDALKELEPEIKKAGITVMNEIGLDPGIDHLYAVKTIDEVHRAGGKIKSFLSYCGGLPAPEDSDNPLGYKFSWSSRGVLLALRNSAKYWKDGKIETVTSEDLMASAKPYFIYPGYAFVCYPNRDSTIFKDLYHIPEAETIIRGTLRYQGFPEFVKVLVDIDLLKDEESKIFSGVIPWNEALKQYLGANSSSKEDLIKAIDSKTNWKSNEDRERILSGFLWLGFFSETSIVPKGNALDTLCGRLEELMQYEDGERDMVALQHKFGIEWADGTTEVRTSTLIDYGKPGGYSSMAATVGYPVSIATKLVLDKTIQGPGLVAPYSPQINDPIMKELKEKYGIYLKEKTVG, from the coding sequence ATGGTCAAGAGGGTTTTATTGTTAGGATCTGGGTTTGTTGCTCAACCAGTTGTTGATAGTTTATCTGCTACGgatgatattgaagttACCGTTGCTTGTAGAACATTACAAAAAGCTGAAGCATTAGCAAAGGCATCTGGATCACAAGCTATTTCGTTGGATGTCACTGACGATGCGCAAATTGATGCTGCATTAAAACAGCACGATATTGTCTTATCTTTAATCCCATACACCTATCACCCAAACGTGGTTAGAAGTGCTATTAGATTGAAGAAAGATGTTGTCACTTCATCTTACATCTCAGAtgcattgaaagaattggaaCCAGAGATCAAGAAGGCTGGCATCACAGTTATGAATGAAATTGGTTTAGATCCCGGTATTGATCATTTATACGCTGTCAAGACAATTGACGAAGTCCACAGAGCTGGTGGTAAAATCAAATCGTTCTTGTCTTATTGTGGTGGTTTACCAGCTCCAGAGGACTCTGACAATCCCTTAGGATACAAGTTTTCCTGGTCATCAAGAGGTGTTCTTCTAGCATTGAGAAACTCTGCTaaatactggaaagatGGTAAAATCGAGACTGTAACATCAGAAGATTTGATGGCTTCAGCTAAGCCATATTTCATCTATCCTGGATATGCTTTTGTCTGTTATCCAAACAGAGATTCAACCATTTTCAAGGATCTCTACCACATTCCTGAAGCGGAAACTATCATTAGAGGCACATTGAGATATCAAGGTTTTCCAGAATTTGTTAAAGTTCTTGTTGACATTGATCTACtgaaagatgaggaaaGTAAGATTTTTAGCGGAGTTATTCCATGGAACGAAGCTCTAAAACAATATTTAGGTGCCAATTCTAGCTCTAAAGAAGATCTCATTAAAGCTATCGACTCCAAGACAAACTGgaaatcaaatgaagacAGAGAGAGAATTTTATCAGGATTCCTATGGCTAGGATTCTTCTCTGAGACTTCGATCGTTCCAAAGGGCAACGCCTTAGATACTTTATGTGGCCGTCTCGAGGAATTGATGCAATACGAAGATGGTGAACGTGACATGGTCGCTTTGCAACATAAATTTGGAATCGAATGGGCAGATGGTACTACCGAAGTTAGAACTTCTACTTTGATTGACTACGGTAAGCCTGGTGGTTACAGTTCCATGGCTGCAACCGTCGGCTATCCTGTGTCCATCGCAACTAAACTTGTGCTAGACAAGACTATTCAAGGTCCTGGATTAGTGGCTCCATACTCTCCGCAGATTAACGATCCAATCATGAAGGAGTTGAAGGAGAAATACGGCATTTATTTGAAGGAGAAAACTGTTGGTTAA
- the OCA4 gene encoding Oca4p (similar to Saccharomyces cerevisiae YCR095C; ancestral locus Anc_6.377), producing MLVPPANFGIAEEGIYRCSKLETLNLSFIETLNVKTVLFVGGQEPSKFFKEFFNTTSIEWCLVKTTDFSSAGRPVDNANKSSTDSKENTINTDSDDFMGELRPSDYSRERIEVILLKRF from the exons ATGCTAGTGCCACCAGCAAACTTTGGTATTGCGGAAGAGGGAATATACCGGTGTTCAAAACTTGAGACTTTGAATCTATCTTTCATCGAGACCTTGAACGTGAAGACAGTTTTATTTGTTGGAGGACAAGAaccttcaaaattcttcaaagagtttttcaatACGACTTCGATAGAATGGTGTTTGGTGAAGACTacagatttttcttcagcagGTCGGCCTGTTGACAATGCAAATAAATCTTCTactgattcaaaagaaaataccaTCAATACCGACAGCGATGATTTTATGGGTGAATTGAGGCCATCAG ACTATTCTCGGGAAAGAATAGAAGTTATTTTGCTGAAACGTTTTTAG